From Mytilus edulis chromosome 9, xbMytEdul2.2, whole genome shotgun sequence, the proteins below share one genomic window:
- the LOC139488753 gene encoding small ribosomal subunit protein eS24-like isoform X1 produces MSEGATIRTRKFMTNRLLCRKQMIVDVLHPGKATVAKTDVREKLARMYKTTPDVIFCFGFKTKFGGGKTTGFGLIYDSLDFAKKFEPKYRLIRHGVAEKLQRAGRKQRKERKNRQKKVRGTKKAKVGTGKKVKK; encoded by the exons ATG AGTGAAGGTGCCACCATTCGTACTAGGAAATTTATGACCAATCGTCTGCTGTGCCGGAAGCAGATG ATTGTAGATGTTCTACATCCCGGCAAGGCGACGGTTGCCAAAACTGATGTCCGTGAAAAATTGGCTAGAATGTACAAGACCACACCCGATGTAATATTCTGTTTTGGATTCAAGACAAAGTTTGGAGGTGGCAAGACCACTGGATTTGGACTGATATATGACAGCTTAGACTTTGCCAAGAAATTTGAACCTAAATACAGACTTATCCGA CATGGTGTAGCAGAAAAACTTCAAAGAGCAGGTAGAAAACAGAGGAAAGAAAGAAAGAACAGACAAAAGAAGGTCAGAGGAACAAAGAAAGCCAAAGTTGGAACAggcaaaaaggtaaaaaaataa
- the LOC139488753 gene encoding small ribosomal subunit protein eS24-like isoform X3, whose protein sequence is MSEGATIRTRKFMTNRLLCRKQMIVDVLHPGKATVAKTDVREKLARMYKTTPDVIFCFGFKTKFGGGKTTGFGLIYDSLDFAKKFEPKYRLIRHGVAEKLQRAGRKQRKERKNRQKKVRGTKKAKVGTGKK, encoded by the exons ATG AGTGAAGGTGCCACCATTCGTACTAGGAAATTTATGACCAATCGTCTGCTGTGCCGGAAGCAGATG ATTGTAGATGTTCTACATCCCGGCAAGGCGACGGTTGCCAAAACTGATGTCCGTGAAAAATTGGCTAGAATGTACAAGACCACACCCGATGTAATATTCTGTTTTGGATTCAAGACAAAGTTTGGAGGTGGCAAGACCACTGGATTTGGACTGATATATGACAGCTTAGACTTTGCCAAGAAATTTGAACCTAAATACAGACTTATCCGA CATGGTGTAGCAGAAAAACTTCAAAGAGCAGGTAGAAAACAGAGGAAAGAAAGAAAGAACAGACAAAAGAAGGTCAGAGGAACAAAGAAAGCCAAAGTTGGAACAggcaaaaag taa
- the LOC139488753 gene encoding small ribosomal subunit protein eS24-like isoform X2 produces MSEGATIRTRKFMTNRLLCRKQMIVDVLHPGKATVAKTDVREKLARMYKTTPDVIFCFGFKTKFGGGKTTGFGLIYDSLDFAKKFEPKYRLIRHGVAEKLQRAGRKQRKERKNRQKKVRGTKKAKVGTGKKK; encoded by the exons ATG AGTGAAGGTGCCACCATTCGTACTAGGAAATTTATGACCAATCGTCTGCTGTGCCGGAAGCAGATG ATTGTAGATGTTCTACATCCCGGCAAGGCGACGGTTGCCAAAACTGATGTCCGTGAAAAATTGGCTAGAATGTACAAGACCACACCCGATGTAATATTCTGTTTTGGATTCAAGACAAAGTTTGGAGGTGGCAAGACCACTGGATTTGGACTGATATATGACAGCTTAGACTTTGCCAAGAAATTTGAACCTAAATACAGACTTATCCGA CATGGTGTAGCAGAAAAACTTCAAAGAGCAGGTAGAAAACAGAGGAAAGAAAGAAAGAACAGACAAAAGAAGGTCAGAGGAACAAAGAAAGCCAAAGTTGGAACAggcaaaaag AAGTAA